The window GGCGTTGGCGTCGTGATGTAATTGATTAGCCTTGTCTATCATATTTGTATGTTGGACGGTAACCTTAGGGTGTAATGTGACGCTTGTAAATTGGCCACTACCATTATTGTTTTCTTCCATTGTGCCTTCGGGTTGGTCTGTGTAACTTAGGACGATTACGTTATTGGTTGCGCAGAGGTGTAAATACCAAAGCATGTGGCAAGAAGCGATGGAGGATAATAATAATTCCTCTGGATTATAGCGTGTGTGATCACCTAGAAATGCGGGGTCTGCGCTGGCTAAAATAGCTTGTGTTTTGTCTTTTACGGTTATACTATGGTTGCGATTATAGTTTTTGTAATGCGAAGTGCCTTGTCCT is drawn from Psychroserpens sp. NJDZ02 and contains these coding sequences:
- a CDS encoding OsmC family protein: MKTHHYQATIHWTGNLGQGTSHYKNYNRNHSITVKDKTQAILASADPAFLGDHTRYNPEELLLSSIASCHMLWYLHLCATNNVIVLSYTDQPEGTMEENNNGSGQFTSVTLHPKVTVQHTNMIDKANQLHHDANAMCFIARSCNFPILHNAFAETPPF